In the genome of Candidatus Reidiella endopervernicosa, one region contains:
- the gspJ gene encoding type II secretion system minor pseudopilin GspJ, whose product MKRQHGFTLLELMVAIAIFATLSVLAYGGLASVLESHEHTERQADRLQQLQKLFRYLERDIEQAVERPVRGAYGDSLPALQIYSSDGALLELTRSGRRNPANLPRSALQRVAYSFDEQRLRRHHWRVLDRAPDSEAVEIELSDGIEQISLRVMDDKREWQQSWPPTQIGAATTPRPLAIEVIIETEDYGRISRLFRVGG is encoded by the coding sequence ATGAAGCGGCAGCACGGTTTTACACTGCTGGAATTGATGGTCGCGATTGCGATCTTCGCCACCCTCTCGGTGCTCGCCTACGGCGGACTCGCCTCGGTGTTGGAGAGTCATGAACATACCGAACGACAGGCCGATCGACTCCAGCAGCTTCAAAAGCTGTTTCGCTATCTGGAACGCGATATCGAACAGGCAGTCGAACGTCCGGTGCGCGGTGCATACGGCGATAGCCTGCCAGCCCTGCAGATCTACAGTAGCGACGGTGCACTGCTGGAGCTGACCCGCAGCGGTCGGCGAAACCCAGCCAACCTCCCACGCAGCGCGCTGCAGCGTGTCGCCTACAGCTTCGATGAGCAGCGCCTGCGCCGTCACCACTGGCGGGTACTCGACCGCGCGCCCGACAGCGAGGCGGTTGAGATCGAACTGAGCGATGGTATCGAACAGATCTCACTACGGGTGATGGATGATAAACGTGAGTGGCAACAGAGCTGGCCACCCACACAGATCGGTGCAGCCACCACGCCCCGCCCCCTCGCCATTGAGGTCATCATTGAGACCGAAGACTACGGGCGTATCAGCCGACTCTTCCGGGTAGGGGGCTAG
- the gspN gene encoding type II secretion system protein N: MKPLLRYLGLAVGAYLLMLVITLPATHLNGWFGAHLPQLKLHTPGGTLWSGNAASVRIDNTTLENVEWCYAPTALLSGRIGFNTQIKSRLVKGEGLLSIDAEQLVGIDGLTAISSLAQLPLPPMAAAVKPTGKLELRLTQARLAGKQIKSLTGELIWRDASFSLAQPVALGDLKATFATNEQGLQIDHHHSDTSRVSTPHDLHISRSQPSTPDELNV; the protein is encoded by the coding sequence ATGAAGCCGCTACTTCGTTACCTCGGTCTCGCCGTTGGGGCCTATCTATTAATGCTGGTGATCACACTGCCTGCCACACACCTTAATGGCTGGTTTGGCGCTCACCTACCGCAGCTCAAGCTGCACACTCCAGGCGGCACACTCTGGTCGGGAAATGCGGCATCGGTCCGTATCGATAACACCACTCTGGAGAACGTTGAGTGGTGTTATGCGCCCACTGCACTTCTATCCGGACGGATAGGCTTCAATACCCAGATCAAGAGTCGACTAGTGAAGGGCGAAGGTCTGCTCTCAATCGATGCCGAGCAACTCGTTGGCATTGATGGTCTCACCGCTATCAGCTCGCTGGCACAGCTACCCCTCCCACCGATGGCCGCAGCCGTGAAACCCACCGGCAAACTTGAACTACGGCTAACACAGGCACGCCTTGCTGGAAAACAGATTAAATCACTGACAGGAGAACTGATCTGGCGTGACGCCAGCTTCAGTCTGGCACAACCGGTCGCACTGGGTGATCTCAAGGCGACATTTGCAACAAATGAGCAGGGACTGCAGATCGATCATCACCACAGCGATACCTCGAGGGTATCTACGCCACACGACCTCCATATCTCAAGGAGTCAGCCATCGACGCCAGATGAACTCAATGTCTGA
- the gspL gene encoding type II secretion system protein GspL, producing the protein MEPTILLQLEGEDALHWVTLDRGGRASLPQHGTFSELARHAGTTRLTLIAPAESLLLTEVSIPTRSRQQLQQALPFAMEEQLSEEVELLHFAYPRPTGNAPLPVAVIAKSRLIDWQQQFAAHGLTLTSIVAEPQLLPLDGDTWHLLLDDRRALLRSGTLRGYAIDPDNLDRVLQLAIDEMGENPPAQIMVSDLRSQATPLPHFANIELVVKQLADGTLPLYARGYLATTPIELLQGEFSRREQMGRNLKPWIPSAAMLMIALSLSGTATIGDYQALQDESKNNQQQIEQIYLEAFPKSKLVTGREKALMEQKLVKLRQRSASSSGALPLLEKSGERIQQLDGVSIETINYRNGTLELDLRAENLQLIDQLKQQLDNDTSLNVEIASATSRNGRIEGRLRIRSGS; encoded by the coding sequence ATGGAGCCGACCATCCTGCTACAGCTCGAGGGTGAAGATGCGCTTCACTGGGTCACGCTCGATCGTGGTGGCCGTGCCAGCCTGCCGCAACACGGCACATTCAGTGAACTGGCACGTCACGCCGGCACCACCCGCCTCACCCTGATTGCACCCGCCGAGTCGCTACTACTAACAGAGGTCTCAATCCCCACTCGTAGTCGCCAGCAGTTGCAGCAGGCGCTCCCCTTTGCGATGGAGGAGCAGCTAAGCGAAGAGGTCGAGCTGCTCCACTTCGCCTATCCTCGCCCCACCGGTAACGCACCGTTGCCGGTTGCCGTGATTGCCAAATCGAGACTCATCGACTGGCAGCAGCAGTTCGCCGCACACGGCCTGACTCTCACCTCGATCGTCGCCGAGCCACAACTACTCCCGCTTGATGGGGATACATGGCACCTGCTACTGGATGATCGTCGCGCACTGCTGCGCAGTGGCACCCTCCGTGGCTATGCTATCGACCCTGACAATCTCGACAGGGTGTTACAACTCGCCATAGATGAGATGGGAGAGAATCCGCCCGCACAGATCATGGTCAGCGATCTTCGCAGTCAGGCCACTCCTCTGCCCCACTTCGCCAATATTGAGCTCGTCGTTAAACAGCTGGCCGACGGCACCCTGCCTCTGTATGCCAGAGGCTACCTGGCCACAACACCGATTGAGCTGCTGCAGGGTGAGTTCAGTCGTCGTGAACAAATGGGGCGCAACCTCAAGCCGTGGATTCCCAGCGCCGCGATGTTAATGATCGCATTGTCCCTGAGTGGCACCGCCACCATCGGTGACTATCAGGCGCTGCAGGATGAGAGCAAAAACAACCAGCAGCAAATCGAACAGATCTATCTCGAGGCCTTTCCAAAGAGCAAGCTTGTAACCGGAAGAGAGAAGGCGCTAATGGAGCAGAAGCTGGTCAAGCTGCGCCAGCGCAGCGCCAGTAGCAGCGGCGCACTACCGCTACTGGAGAAAAGCGGAGAGCGTATCCAGCAACTGGATGGCGTCTCAATCGAGACCATCAATTATCGTAACGGCACACTGGAGCTCGACCTGCGCGCTGAGAACCTGCAGCTGATCGATCAACTCAAGCAGCAGCTCGATAACGACACATCACTCAATGTCGAGATCGCCTCCGCTACCTCACGCAATGGTCGCATTGAGGGTCGTCTGCGCATCAGGAGCGGCTCATGA
- the gspI gene encoding type II secretion system minor pseudopilin GspI: MTRRNQRGFTLLEVLVALSILAVALGALIQSGGQSANTLSHLRDKTLAHWVASNKANELQLANAWPENRTQKGESEPADLEWHWQMAVHPTADRDLKRIEIEVRLNKESDSSLARVVTLLTRPTEKITQ, encoded by the coding sequence GTGACACGAAGAAATCAACGCGGCTTCACCCTGCTCGAGGTACTGGTCGCACTGTCGATCCTGGCGGTGGCACTCGGTGCCCTGATCCAGAGCGGCGGACAGAGTGCCAACACCCTCTCCCACCTGCGCGACAAGACACTCGCACACTGGGTCGCCAGTAATAAGGCCAACGAACTGCAGCTTGCCAACGCCTGGCCGGAGAACCGTACCCAGAAGGGTGAGAGCGAGCCGGCCGATCTGGAGTGGCACTGGCAAATGGCCGTCCACCCCACCGCCGACAGAGACCTGAAACGGATTGAGATCGAGGTACGTCTCAACAAGGAGAGTGACTCGTCGCTGGCACGCGTGGTCACCCTGCTGACCCGTCCAACCGAGAAGATCACCCAATGA
- the rrtA gene encoding rhombosortase yields MNQFPLKVIRRWQWALWVALPALMIALIGESAVELLRYDRGAILAGEWWRLISGHWVHLNIMHLLLNLAGLLLVAILFDRALPIRSWLLLVLLSAPLVSIALLQFDRELIHYVGLSGLLHGLFVAGALVSIGRMRVESMGLLLAIAAKLAWEQFNGATPGTAELVGGRVIVNAHLYGAISGLLLIGLLRRQTR; encoded by the coding sequence GTGAACCAGTTTCCACTAAAGGTGATAAGACGCTGGCAGTGGGCGCTCTGGGTAGCGCTACCAGCACTGATGATCGCCCTGATTGGCGAGAGTGCAGTGGAGCTGCTGCGCTACGATCGGGGCGCGATTCTCGCGGGGGAGTGGTGGCGGTTGATCAGCGGTCATTGGGTCCATCTCAACATCATGCATCTGTTGCTCAACCTCGCCGGCCTGTTATTGGTAGCGATCCTCTTCGATCGCGCCCTGCCGATACGCAGCTGGTTACTATTGGTGCTGCTCTCAGCTCCGCTGGTTTCGATCGCCCTGCTGCAATTCGATCGGGAGCTGATCCACTATGTGGGTCTCTCCGGTCTGCTGCACGGCCTGTTTGTGGCCGGAGCTCTCGTCTCGATCGGTCGGATGCGTGTCGAGTCGATGGGGCTGTTGCTGGCGATTGCAGCCAAGCTCGCCTGGGAGCAGTTCAATGGCGCTACGCCCGGTACCGCAGAGCTGGTCGGTGGTCGGGTGATCGTCAATGCACACCTCTATGGTGCGATTTCGGGGCTGCTGCTGATCGGGTTATTACGTAGACAAACACGATAG
- the gspK gene encoding type II secretion system minor pseudopilin GspK, with protein MDLYRQRGVALITALLVVALAATAATAMVTRQQLDIRRTANMIHSDQTRHYALGAEAWGINQLLKDRGENKTDSLSDDWATILPPMEVEGGYISGNIEELQGRFNLNNLIAREARGELARKRFERLLKQLGLEAALLQAVTDWIDEDINPRYPDGAEDDYYLGLQPAYRTANREIGSISELRLIRGFDTDNIRALRPYITALPQPSKININTAPDEILLTLADDLERSDIDSLIETRDENAFATTAQFLQDKAFAGREIDGNGLGVTTDYFMIHSQSEIGRSRLLHHTLVQRPTNGSVAILMRSRGEY; from the coding sequence TTGGACCTATACCGACAGCGCGGCGTGGCACTGATCACCGCCCTACTGGTGGTGGCGTTGGCCGCCACCGCTGCAACGGCGATGGTCACCCGCCAGCAGCTCGATATTCGTCGCACTGCCAATATGATCCATAGCGATCAGACCCGCCACTACGCACTCGGTGCTGAGGCGTGGGGTATCAATCAACTGTTGAAGGATCGTGGTGAAAATAAGACCGATAGCCTCAGTGATGACTGGGCCACCATCCTGCCGCCGATGGAGGTCGAAGGGGGATACATCTCCGGCAACATTGAGGAGCTGCAGGGGCGTTTTAATCTCAACAACCTCATTGCCAGGGAGGCGCGTGGTGAACTGGCGCGCAAACGCTTTGAGCGACTGCTAAAACAGCTCGGTCTCGAAGCTGCGCTGCTACAGGCGGTCACCGACTGGATCGATGAAGACATCAATCCGCGCTATCCCGATGGTGCGGAGGATGACTACTACCTCGGTCTGCAACCCGCCTACCGCACCGCCAACCGGGAGATCGGCTCGATCAGCGAGCTGCGACTGATCCGCGGTTTTGATACCGACAACATTAGGGCCCTGCGCCCCTACATCACCGCACTACCGCAACCGAGCAAGATCAATATAAACACCGCACCCGATGAAATTCTGCTGACCCTGGCCGATGATCTTGAGCGCAGTGACATCGATTCGCTGATCGAGACAAGGGATGAAAACGCCTTTGCCACTACCGCTCAATTCCTGCAAGATAAGGCCTTTGCAGGACGCGAAATCGACGGCAACGGCCTCGGTGTGACCACAGACTACTTCATGATCCACAGCCAAAGCGAAATCGGTCGAAGCCGACTCCTTCACCACACCCTTGTACAGCGACCCACTAACGGTTCGGTGGCCATCTTGATGCGCAGTCGGGGAGAGTACTGA
- the gspH gene encoding type II secretion system minor pseudopilin GspH, with protein MPTSATGSKALRLPQPYPHGRKNGFTLLELMVVLVIIGILLSFASLSLNSSGDDRVKREAQRITALLELASEEAVLGSRELGVEISAEGYRFLQLDLENWVALEDDTLRPRTLPEDIEATLYLDGLEVALEAGDDPQPQLLLLSDGEIAPFELKLQLFDSEQHYLISANAIGQLSLQRGEE; from the coding sequence ATGCCGACATCGGCAACTGGGAGTAAGGCGCTCCGCCTGCCCCAACCCTACCCACATGGCCGTAAAAACGGCTTTACCCTGCTGGAGCTGATGGTGGTGCTGGTGATTATCGGCATCCTGCTCAGCTTCGCCTCCCTATCGCTCAACAGCAGTGGTGATGATCGGGTTAAGCGGGAGGCGCAGCGTATTACCGCGCTGCTGGAACTCGCCTCCGAGGAGGCGGTACTCGGCTCGAGGGAGCTGGGGGTGGAAATCAGCGCTGAGGGTTACCGTTTTCTGCAGCTCGATCTGGAGAACTGGGTCGCCCTGGAGGATGACACCCTACGACCCCGCACCCTCCCCGAAGATATAGAGGCAACACTCTATCTCGATGGCCTTGAGGTGGCACTCGAAGCAGGGGACGATCCGCAACCGCAACTCCTGCTGCTCTCCGATGGTGAGATCGCCCCCTTTGAACTGAAGCTACAACTGTTCGACAGCGAGCAGCACTATCTGATCAGCGCCAACGCCATCGGCCAGCTCTCACTGCAACGAGGTGAGGAGTGA
- the gspM gene encoding type II secretion system protein GspM, with translation MSQWWSGLEARERRMLMFGAVALLALALYALVWEPYQKSNTRLQQRVEQQRDTLNWMEQARLEAASLRGRTTTPQGSNESLLSLTDRTAKLRKLGSQIKRLQPDSDTSVRVWLEQSRFDILMHWLGELQSRYGITIATLQIDRQESAGIVNARLTLQRRAP, from the coding sequence ATGAGTCAGTGGTGGAGTGGGCTAGAGGCACGAGAACGCCGCATGCTGATGTTTGGCGCTGTAGCGCTACTCGCACTAGCGCTCTATGCGCTGGTCTGGGAGCCCTACCAGAAGAGCAACACACGTCTTCAACAGCGCGTTGAGCAGCAGCGCGACACCCTTAACTGGATGGAGCAGGCACGTCTCGAGGCGGCGTCGCTGCGTGGTCGCACAACGACGCCCCAGGGAAGTAACGAATCACTACTCTCGCTCACCGATCGCACTGCCAAACTGCGCAAGTTGGGATCTCAGATCAAGCGATTACAACCCGACAGCGATACAAGTGTGCGTGTCTGGCTCGAGCAGAGCCGCTTCGACATCTTGATGCACTGGCTCGGCGAGTTGCAAAGCCGTTACGGTATCACCATCGCCACGCTACAGATCGACAGGCAGGAGAGCGCCGGGATCGTCAACGCACGTCTGACCCTGCAGCGTCGCGCACCATGA